In Nicotiana tabacum cultivar K326 chromosome 19, ASM71507v2, whole genome shotgun sequence, one DNA window encodes the following:
- the LOC107771837 gene encoding uncharacterized protein LOC107771837, with product MAASGTILFFFTYFLLVFLTSPHVITSSQPHNLSLRRQAKILVSLKQDFVASIPSTLSSWNMSNYMYLCSWNGITCDDTKSVTSIDISNLNISGSLSPNIHELTTLQILNISNNLFSGNLSWEIPRLKALQVLDAYNNNFSGPLPLVVTQLLQLKHLDFGGNYFSGQIPLGYGNFNQLEFLSLAGNDLRGPIPRELGNLTNLRWLQLGYFNQFDGGIPQELGKLVNLVHLDLSSCNLDGPIPAELGNLNMLDTLFLQKNQLTGMIPPELGNLTSLKSLDLSINELTGAIPIEFSGLQELTLLNLFINNVRGEIPQCIAELPELEVLNLWRNNFTGFIPSKLGMNGKLVEIDLSSNRLTGLIPKSLCLGRNLRILILLNNFLFGPLPDDFGQCHSLSRVRMGQNYLSGSIPTGFLYLPELSLVELQNNYISGQLSNKKSSVSSKLEGLNLSNNRLSGALPSAIGKFSGLKNLLLSGNRFSGDIPSDISRLKSISKLDLSRNNFSGRIPPEIGNCLSLTYLDLSQNQLSGPIPVQIAQIHILTYINISWNHFNDSLPEEIGSMKSLTSADFSHNNLTGSIPETGQYLFFNSTSFIGNPYLCGSYLTPCNITSNAPSQLGDGSDKKAKVPTKYKFIFAFGLLVCSLIFVVLAIIKTRKGSKNSNSWKLTAFQKLEFGSEDILQCLKDNNIIGRGGAGTVYRGNMPNGDHVAVKKLGISKGTHDNGLSAEVKTLGKIRHRYIVRLLAFCSNKEINLLVYEYMPNGSLGEVLHGKNGGLLQWDTRLKIAIEAAKGLSYLHHDCSPMIIHRDVKSNNILLNSELEAHVADFGLAKYLQNNGTSECMSAIAGSYGYIAPEYAYTLKIDEKSDVYSYGVVLLELITGRRPVGNFGEEGVDIVQWAKRETNWSKEGVVKILDERLKNVATAEAMQVFFVAMLCVEEYSVERPTMREVVQMLSQAKQPNTFQIQ from the exons ATGGCTGCTTCTGGTACAATTCTCTTCTTTTTCACTTATTTCCTCCTCGTGTTCCTCACTTCTCCTCATGTCATCACTTCGTCCCAACCCCATAATCTGTCTCTGAGACGACAGGCCAAGATTCTAGTTTCTCTGAAACAAGATTTTGTAGCCTCTATTCCTAGTACTCTGTCTAGTTGGAACATGTCAAATTATATGTATCTCTGCTCTTGGAACGGCATCACATGTGACGACACCAAATCAGTAACTTCTATTGATATCTCCAATCTAAACATCTCTGGCTCTCTCTCACCTAATATTCATGAGCTTACTACACTTCAAATCCTGAATATTTCCAACAACTTGTTTAGTGGAAATTTGAGCTGGGAGATTCCAAGGTTGAAGGCTCTTCAAGTGCTGGATGCTTATAACAACAATTTTTCTGGCCCACTCCCCTTGGTAGTCACTCAACTTCTGCAGCTGAAACATTTGGATTTCGGGGGCAACTACTTTTCGGGGCAAATTCCTTTGGGCTATGGTAATTTTAATCAGCTTGAGTTCCTGTCTCTTGCGGGAAATGACTTGCGCGGTCCTATACCTCGTGAGTTGGGCAACCTTACAAACCTCAGATGGCTGCAATTGGGTTATTTCAATCAGTTTGATGGGGGAATTCCACAAGAGTTGGGAAAACTGGTCAATTTGGTTCATTTAGACCTTTCCAGCTGCAACTTGGACGGGCCGATTCCAGCAGAACTTGGTAATCTTAACATGTTGGACACTCTCTTCTTGCAAAAAAATCAACTTACTGGGATGATTCCTCCTGAGCTTGGAAATTTGACGAGCTTGAAATCGCTTGATCTTTCCATCAATGAACTCACAGGAGCGATCCCAATTGAATTCTCGGGACTCCAAGAGCTCACCCTGttgaacttgtttatcaacaatgtgCGTGGTGAGATTCCCCAATGCATTGCGGAGCTACCAGAATTGGAGGTGCTGAATCTTTGGCGGAATAATTTCACTGGATTCATACCTTCGAAACTAGGGATGAATGGTAAACTAGTTGAGATTGATCTTTCTAGTAATAGACTCACTGGCTTGATACCAAAATCTCTATGCTTAGGGAGGAATTTGAGGATCTTGATTTTACTTAATAATTTTCTCTTTGGACCTTTACCTGATGATTTTGGCCAGTGTCACTCTTTGTCCAGAGTCAGAATGGGGCAGAATTACTTAAGTGGATCAATACCGACAGGGTTCCTTTATTTGCCAGAGTTGTCACTGGTGGAACTACAGAACAATTACATCAGTGGACAACTCTCAAACAAGAAAAGTTCGGTATCGTCCAAACTTGAAGGGCTGAACCTGTCGAACAATCGCTTGTCTGGTGCACTTCCCAGTGCTATTGGAAAATTTTCAGGCTTGAAGAATCTTTTATTAAGTGGAAATCGATTCTCAGGCGATATTCCTTCTGATATAAGCAGACTGAAAAGCATCTCAAAGCTGGACCTGAGTAGGAACAATTTCTCTGGCAGAATCCCTCCTGAAATTGGTAACTGTCTTTCACTAACTTACTTGGATTTGAGCCAAAATCAACTTTCTGGTCCTATCCCAGTTCAAATTGCTCAAATTCACATCCTAACTTACATCAATATTTCTTGGAATCACTTCAACGATAGCCTTCCCGAGGAGATTGGCTCAATGAAGAGCTTAACTTCAGCAGACTTTTCCCACAATAACTTAACTGGATCAATACCTGAAACAGGACAATATTTATTTTTCAACTCAACTTCCTTCATTGGCAACCCTTATCTTTGTGGATCCTACTTGACTCCTTGCAACATAACATCCAACGCACCGTCACAACTTGGTGATGGAAGTGACAAAAAAGCCAAGGTTCCAACAAAATACAAGTTTATATTTGCATTTGGACTCTTAGTCTGCTCTCTCATTTTTGTTGTCCTAGCAATAATCAAGACAAGAAAGGGgagtaagaattcaaattcctggAAGCTGACAGCATTTCAAAAGCTCGAATTCGGAAGTGAAGACATTTTGCAGTGCTTGAAAGATAACAACATCATAGGAAGAGGTGGAGCAGGGACAGTGTATAGGGGAAACATGCCAAATGGTGATCATGTGGCAGTGAAGAAGTTGGGAATTAGCAAAGGTACCCATGACAATGGTCTATCTGCTGAAGTTAAAACATTAGGAAAGATCAGGCATAGGTACATTGTTAGACTACTGGCATTTTGTTCAAACAAGGAAATCAATTTGCTGGTTTATGAGTATATGCCAAATGGTAGCTTAGGTGAAGTGCTTCATGGGAAGAACGGCGGACTTCTCCAGTGGGACACTAGGCTAAAAATAGCCATAGAAGCTGCTAAGGGCCTTTCTTATTTGCACCATGATTGCTCGCCTATGATAATCCACCGCGATGTCAAGTCCAATAATATATTGTTGAATTCAGAACTGGAAGCTCATGTTGCAGATTTTGGATTAGCCAAGTACTTGCAGAATAATGGTACCTCAGAGTGCATGTCTGCAATTGCAGGCTCGTATGGCTACATTGCTCCAG AATATGCATACACGCTGAAAATTGATGAGAAAAGCGACGTATATAGCTACGGAGTGGTATTATTGGAGCTCATAACAGGACGAAGGCCAGTggggaattttggagaagaaggagtGGACATTGTGCAATGGGCCAAAAGGGAAACTAATTGGAGCAAAGAAGGAGTGGTCAAAATATTGGATGAGAGGCTTAAAAATGTTGCAACTGCAGAAGCGATGCAAGTATTTTTCGTGGCAATGCTGTGTGTTGAAGAGTACAGCGTAGAGAGGCCCACCATGCGGGAAGTAGTCCAGATGCTTTCTCAAGCTAAACAACCAAATACTTTCCAAATCCAATGA